The window CGTGCCCTCCACGAGGTGTAGCTCTCGGGCGATCTCCGCGTTGGACATCCCGGCGCCGACCAGGGCGAGGACCTCGCGTTCGCGGTCGGTGAGCACCTGGACGCGCTCGCGTGCCAGGCTGCCCTTCGACATGCGGCCGCCGGCGAGCTGGGTGATGACGCGCTGGGCGACCTTGGGCGACAGGTACGCGGCGCCGCCCGCGACGGCGTGGATCCCGGCGATCAGCTCGCGCGGGTCTCCCGACTTGAGCAGGAACCCGCCGGCGCCCACGTCGATGGCCCGGGCGATGTAGTCGTCCTCGCCGAACGTGGTGAGCATGACCACGGCCGTGCCCGGCGCGACCCGCCGGATCTCCGCCGCCGCGCCGAGCCCGTCGAGCCTGGGCATGCGGATGTCGAGCAGCGCCACGTCCGGGTGGTGGCTGATGGCCAGATCGACCGCCTCGCGCCCGTCGCCCGCCTCGGCCACCACGTCGAGCGACGGGTCGGAGGCGAGGATGGCCCGGATGCCGGCGCGGATCATGGCCTCGTCGTCGGCCAGGAGTATGCGGATCACGGCCTCTATAGTGGCCCA is drawn from Nonomuraea muscovyensis and contains these coding sequences:
- a CDS encoding response regulator, which codes for MIRILLADDEAMIRAGIRAILASDPSLDVVAEAGDGREAVDLAISHHPDVALLDIRMPRLDGLGAAAEIRRVAPGTAVVMLTTFGEDDYIARAIDVGAGGFLLKSGDPRELIAGIHAVAGGAAYLSPKVAQRVITQLAGGRMSKGSLARERVQVLTDREREVLALVGAGMSNAEIARELHLVEGTVKAYVSAILTRLDVRNRVQAAIIAHDAGLVA